The sequence below is a genomic window from Leuconostoc lactis.
GGACAGGCTCTGCGAGGCACGTCATCGACAAGCGATGACAGTAGCGTTTCCCCTTCCTACTGGGGAAACTGCTATTTTTTAGCGCCTATTATCCGGCTAGAAAAACCTCCGGCGGGTCACGCCGTGACGGGGCAATTTATCATTGCAGGATCACCTTCAGTGAGAGCATTTCATGCAGAACGCTACCCGCGTGGGGCAAGCTGATGTCAGCTTAACCACATAAAAATAAGTTGAGATAGTATTGGTGTCTATCTCAACTTATTTTGAATGCTAATATAATTCTCCATCGTATTAATTTAAGTCTCAAAGGATTACCAATATTCCCTGTAAGCCAACTACACGCTTTTTTTTGGTAGCAATTTTAATAAATCAACGCTGGTATGGATGATAACCAAGATTGTCAGAATGATATAAAAAGAATTATCTGAGGTGAGCTTGTTTTCAACCATCATATAAATTAATAACATGACGGCGCACAATAAGAAAATAATATTAAGGATAGCATCCGCGATACCTGATACTTTCTTTTCAAGTAATATGTCTTTATAATTTTTATCTTCTCTAATCAGCTCGTCCAATGAAATACTGTATAAATCTGAAATCATAATAATGTTAGAGATATCCGGATAACTTTTCCCACGTTCCCAATTAGATACTGCTTGATACGATACGTGTAAACTTTTAGCCATATCTTCTTGTGACAGTTTTTTGTTTTCACGAATGATTTTTATTTTTTCACCTATTTGCATATGCCAAATTCCCACCATTTATAGTCTTTAATACAGAGCATAGCAAAGTTCAGGTTGATAAGTCACTAAAGTATTGCTTGAGTCTAATGATCTATGCTTTTTAGCTATAAAACATTAGCTATAACTACAACTGTAGTTATAGCTAATGAGTTTAACCAAAATCAATTTGATTCAACATAGTCTCACGGCTGGCTTGATCTAAGCCAAGGTAAGTTAACGTCATAGCTTCACTAGAATGATTCAGTAAGTGCATGACTAAGCCAATATTATAATATTTTTACTTATTTAGAACTATTTCATAAACTTGATGGACGTCAAGTTTATATCTCCCAAAAGTTAATACACTTTAGTTGAACTAAAATTAAGGGAGAAATCATATGCAACATAATATTCTTAAACATAAAAATAAAATTACTAGTATCAGTGGCTTACTCATTGCTTTAGGACTAATCGCACACTTTATTTTTGCCAATACAACAATTTCTAATAGTGCTTTTATTATAGCTTCGATATTAGGCGTTACCCCCATTTCTTTACAGGCTTATCAGGCTATGAAAGTAAAAGTAGTAAGTATTGATGTTTTAGTAACGATAGCGGTCATTGGTGCTCTCTTTATTCAAAATTATGAAGAATCAGCAATTGTTACTTTTTTATTTTTATTTGGATCATATTTAGAACAACGAACACTTAACCAA
It includes:
- a CDS encoding helix-turn-helix domain-containing protein, whose amino-acid sequence is MQIGEKIKIIRENKKLSQEDMAKSLHVSYQAVSNWERGKSYPDISNIIMISDLYSISLDELIREDKNYKDILLEKKVSGIADAILNIIFLLCAVMLLIYMMVENKLTSDNSFYIILTILVIIHTSVDLLKLLPKKSV